The sequence below is a genomic window from Sporanaerobacter acetigenes DSM 13106.
TTACTTAATTTCTTTACAAAGTATTCAAACATTTTTCTTCCCCCTTAATTTGTAATTTTTATAAATAATGACATTTATTTATCTTTTAAATCACCTCCTCAAATTGACATTATTTTTTGTTTTTCATTTTATGTATAAAAAAGGCTGCATAAATTAAACTTTTATATATTTATGCAGCCGAACGGTCATGCTATCAAGGATAGCTTTAGACTCTGGCTTTGCGTCACTACCTTTCGATAGTTTTGCCCTGAAACCTACTGTACTGTGTTCACCATATCAAACATTGGCATTGCCATAGCTATGACTATAAATCCAATGATAAGTGCCATAACGACTATAAGTATAGGTTCTAATGCTGTTGTCATTTTTTGAAGAGATACTTCTACTTCATCATCATAAAAATCTGCAGTTTTTTGGAGTATTTCATCAAGAGAACCTGATTCTTCTCCTACTTTAATCATAGAATATACCATTGGAGGAAAGACATCAATATCCCTTATGGTACTTGACAGAGGTACTCCCTTTCTTATATCTTTTATAGCTTCTTCAAGCCCATTTACTACAACTACATTTCCAACAACTCTACTCACTACCTCCAGTGCTTGAATGAGAGGTATACCACTGGACAAAAGAGTTGATAAAGTTCTCGTAAATCTGGATGTGATGATCTTTATATTGGTTCTTTTTATACCAGGAAATTTGAGTTTTATGGTATCAAACAAAAGTCTTCCTGAATTTGTATGACTATAAAACTTGATTCCTACAACTATCAAAAATATAATGGAAATGTCTATATACCAATAGTTCTCAAGTCTATCACTCATATTTAATAGTGCTCTAGTTGGACCTGGCAGTGCTACACCACTGCTTTCAAACATACCTATAAAAGTAGGCATGACATTGACTAGCAAAAATACAACTACTACTACGGATACAATGATGAGTATGACTGGATACACAAAGGCACTTTTGACTTTATTATCAATTTTGTTTTCCTTTTCATAGTGAGTAGCCATTCTATCCATGATGACATCCAGAGTACCACTCACTTCTCCAGCTTCCACCATGTTTATCAAAAGCATTGGAAATGCTTTTTCATACTTTTTCATTGCTTCAGACAAAGTCATACCTTTTTGTACATCTTCATAACTTTCTTTTATAGCATTCTTCAGAATTTTATTTTCAGTTTGCTTTTCAAGTATGTCAAGACAACTTACAATACTTATTCCAGCATTGAGCATAGTATAAAACTGCCTGCAAAATACAGCAATATCTTTTTTACCCACTTTAGAATTTAGTGAAATTGCCCTTTTAGGATCTGAAACTTCAGCTTCTTCAATAGAAATAGGATGAAATTTCTTTCCCCTAAGCATATATACTACATCTTCTGTACTTTGACCTTCAAAGGTTCCCTCTGTGATTTGACCTGTATCTGAAACAGCCCTATATTTATAAATCAAATCATCACCACCCTAAATCACATATCTTTTCATGAGTTCTACATTAAATGCTTGATTTAAAGCTGTTTCTCTTGATATCATCCCTTTTTTATAGTATTCTAATATAGAATTGTCCATAGTTTCCATTCCATACTTTGCACCAGTTTGAATAGCTGTATCTATCTGATAAGATTTTTCCTCTCTAATCAAATTTCTTATAGCTGGTGTTGCAATCATCACTTCAAAAGCAGCAACTCTACCGCTTCCATCAGTTTTTTGCAACAATTGTTGAGAAATGATTCCCTGTATAGTAGAAGCAAATTGAATTCTAATTTGTTGCTGTTGATGAGGTGGAAATACATCTATAATCCTGTCAATAGTTTTAGCTGCTCCTAAAGTATGAAGGGTTGAAAAAACCAAATGACCTGTTTCAGCAGCTGTAAGAGCTATACCTATTGTCTCTAAATCCCTCATCTCTCCCACTAATATCACATCTGGATCTTGTCTCAAAGCCGCCCTAAGTGCATTTGAAAAACTATGGGAATCAGAACCAATTTCTCTTTGATTGACAATACTTTTGTCGTGTTTATGTAAATATTCGATTGGATCTTCAAGTGTCAAAATATGACAGCTTCTTTCATGATTTATGAGATCTATCATAGAAGCTAATGTAGTAGATTTTCCACTTCCCGTTGGACCTGTAACAAGAACAAGTCCTCTTGGTTGTCTAGCTAAATCACTGGCTGATTTGGGGAGCCTTAATTCTTCCATAGTAGGAATTTTAAGTGAAATAATCCTAAGTGCTGCTCCATAACTACCTCTTTGTTTGTAAGCATTAACACGAAACCTTCCAACTCCAGGGTTAGAAAAAGAAGTATCTATTTCACCATTTTTATCTAGCTCTTCAAACTGTCTTTCATTTAATATCTCTTGAACTAGTTTTTTTGTATCTTCAGGTTTTAGTGTTTCTTCCCCATATTTTATCAATGATCCATTTATTCTAAATATAGGTGGTACTCCAACTGTTAAGTGAATATCAGAAGCATTTTTTTCCGTTCCAATTTTTATTAAATCTAATAGTTCCATCAAAGCCCTCCTATCCTAGAGTATATCCTACTCTCAACACTTCATCTATAGTAGTTGTGCCTTCTAATGCAAGCTTTTTAGTATTTTCAAATAGGGTATTCATGCCCTTACCTACAGCAGAATTTCTAATATCATCTGTAGTCATCTTTTTATCTATAAGATTTCTTATTTCTTCATCTATATTCATTACCTCATGGACAGCAGTTCTTCCCTTAAATCCGTTGTTACATATATTGCAACCACTAGGTTTATATAAAGTAATGTTTTCGCTTATATCTATACCCAAAATTTCCTTCTCAATATCACTGCCCTCATAAGGTACTTTGCACTTGTCACAAAGTTTCTTAACAAGTCTTTGAGAAATAATTCCTATGACTGCAGAAGATATCAAATAAGGTTCAATTCCCATATCTACAAGTCTAGCAATACTTGAAGCAGTATCATTGGTATGAAGAGTTGATAGTACCAAGTGACCTGTAATAGCTGCCCTAACTGCAATTTCTGCTGTCTCAGAGTCTCTTATCTCTCCAACCATGATTATATCCGGGTCTTGTCTAAGAATAGATCTCAAACCACTGGCAAAAGTAAGTCCTGCTTTATTGTTGACTTGAACTTGATTTACACCTTCCAATTTATATTCAACTGGATCTTCAACAGTAATAATATTTTTTTCTATGCTATTGAGTTCTTTCAATACAGTATATAAAGTGGTTGTCTTCCCACTTCCCGTTGGACCTGTAACCAATATAATACCATAGGGTTGAGCCAATATTTTATCAAAAGTATCTAAATCTCTTTTTCTAAATCCCAATTGACTTTTTGTAAACATAAAATTACTTCTGTCTAGTAATCTTATAACTACTTTTTCTCCATAAACCGTAGGCAAAGTAGAAATACGCATATCTATTTCTTTTCCCTCAAGGTTAGTTTCAACTCTACCATCTTGAGGAATCCTCTTTTCTGCTATATCCATTTTGCCCATGATTTTTATTCTAGTAGTTATGGCAGATAAACTGTTTTTAGATAATATCATTATCTCTTCTAAATCCCCATCTACCCTAAATCTAACTCTTACTTCTTCAGAAAAAGGTTCTATATGTATATCACTGGCTCTCATCCTTATAGCTTGTCCAATAATAGAATTTACAAGCTTAACAACTGGAGCACTGTTCACATCCACAAGTTCTTCTTTATCTATATCTTCAATTGAAGTTGGTTCATAAGATTCTTCAAATTCTTCTAGCAATTTTTTAGCCGCTTCTTCTTCATAATACTTTTCAATAGCATTTAAAATATGAGATTTTGAAGATATGACCGGCTGAATATCATATCCTGTTGAAAGTTTAACATCATCTATAGCAAAAATATTTAAAGGATCAGCCATGGCTACAATTAAATACCCGTTCTTTTTATCTATAGCAATCAAGTCATATCTTCTTGCCAAATTTTCAGGTATTATTTTAGCTATTTTAGGATTGACTATATATTTTTCCAAATCTACATGAGGTATACCCAACTGAAACTCCAGCACTTCTATTATATCATTTTCTGTGACAAATCCCATTTCTACCATTATTTCTCCAAGTCTTCTATTGCTCTTTTTCTGTTCATTTAGTGCCAATTCTAATTGCTTGTCGTCAATTTTATTTGCATATAATAAAAGATCTCCCAATTTCATATTGTTCATTCTCATAAAATTCACCTTTTTTTAATCTATTTTTATTTTAATTCTACACTATCATATAAAATTCCTTTTATTTCATCAATATTTAGAAACATATTTTCATCAACAGAAAACCATATTTTTTGACTTAATATAGCTTGATTGATAAGCATATCTATACCACTAACTATCTCCATGTTATTTGCTTCTGCACTTTGCAAAAATTTTGTTTTAATTGGCTTATATACGATATCGCAAACTACAGTTTCATTAGAAAAAGTCGAAATATCAACAGGAACCTCATCCATATCTGGATACATTCCTATAGAAGTACAATTTACAACTATATCAACATCTGTATATTTGGAAAAACTTTTCAAATCGTCATATTCTACTGCTATATTTTTAAATTTATTAGATATATTATAAGCCAATTGTTTACTTTTTTCTATAGTTCTATTTAAAATTATAATCTTTTTTACTCCACTCTGTGCCAATTTTACAGAAACAGCATGACTTCCTCCACCTGCACCTAAAATCAAAAT
It includes:
- a CDS encoding type II secretion system F family protein — encoded protein: MIYKYRAVSDTGQITEGTFEGQSTEDVVYMLRGKKFHPISIEEAEVSDPKRAISLNSKVGKKDIAVFCRQFYTMLNAGISIVSCLDILEKQTENKILKNAIKESYEDVQKGMTLSEAMKKYEKAFPMLLINMVEAGEVSGTLDVIMDRMATHYEKENKIDNKVKSAFVYPVILIIVSVVVVVFLLVNVMPTFIGMFESSGVALPGPTRALLNMSDRLENYWYIDISIIFLIVVGIKFYSHTNSGRLLFDTIKLKFPGIKRTNIKIITSRFTRTLSTLLSSGIPLIQALEVVSRVVGNVVVVNGLEEAIKDIRKGVPLSSTIRDIDVFPPMVYSMIKVGEESGSLDEILQKTADFYDDEVEVSLQKMTTALEPILIVVMALIIGFIVIAMAMPMFDMVNTVQ
- a CDS encoding type IV pilus twitching motility protein PilT; protein product: MELLDLIKIGTEKNASDIHLTVGVPPIFRINGSLIKYGEETLKPEDTKKLVQEILNERQFEELDKNGEIDTSFSNPGVGRFRVNAYKQRGSYGAALRIISLKIPTMEELRLPKSASDLARQPRGLVLVTGPTGSGKSTTLASMIDLINHERSCHILTLEDPIEYLHKHDKSIVNQREIGSDSHSFSNALRAALRQDPDVILVGEMRDLETIGIALTAAETGHLVFSTLHTLGAAKTIDRIIDVFPPHQQQQIRIQFASTIQGIISQQLLQKTDGSGRVAAFEVMIATPAIRNLIREEKSYQIDTAIQTGAKYGMETMDNSILEYYKKGMISRETALNQAFNVELMKRYVI
- a CDS encoding GspE/PulE family protein, producing MRMNNMKLGDLLLYANKIDDKQLELALNEQKKSNRRLGEIMVEMGFVTENDIIEVLEFQLGIPHVDLEKYIVNPKIAKIIPENLARRYDLIAIDKKNGYLIVAMADPLNIFAIDDVKLSTGYDIQPVISSKSHILNAIEKYYEEEAAKKLLEEFEESYEPTSIEDIDKEELVDVNSAPVVKLVNSIIGQAIRMRASDIHIEPFSEEVRVRFRVDGDLEEIMILSKNSLSAITTRIKIMGKMDIAEKRIPQDGRVETNLEGKEIDMRISTLPTVYGEKVVIRLLDRSNFMFTKSQLGFRKRDLDTFDKILAQPYGIILVTGPTGSGKTTTLYTVLKELNSIEKNIITVEDPVEYKLEGVNQVQVNNKAGLTFASGLRSILRQDPDIIMVGEIRDSETAEIAVRAAITGHLVLSTLHTNDTASSIARLVDMGIEPYLISSAVIGIISQRLVKKLCDKCKVPYEGSDIEKEILGIDISENITLYKPSGCNICNNGFKGRTAVHEVMNIDEEIRNLIDKKMTTDDIRNSAVGKGMNTLFENTKKLALEGTTTIDEVLRVGYTLG
- the aroE gene encoding shikimate dehydrogenase produces the protein MNINWNTELYCLIGDPIEKSLSPEIHNYIFNINNMNCNYMCFNVEDNNLKQVLDTFKILGIKGFNVTIPHKIHIMKYLDDIDEEAKLLGAVNTVKYVNGKLMGYNTDGAGFVKSLVDSGISIKGKKILILGAGGGSHAVSVKLAQSGVKKIIILNRTIEKSKQLAYNISNKFKNIAVEYDDLKSFSKYTDVDIVVNCTSIGMYPDMDEVPVDISTFSNETVVCDIVYKPIKTKFLQSAEANNMEIVSGIDMLINQAILSQKIWFSVDENMFLNIDEIKGILYDSVELK